Proteins found in one Lycium ferocissimum isolate CSIRO_LF1 chromosome 6, AGI_CSIRO_Lferr_CH_V1, whole genome shotgun sequence genomic segment:
- the LOC132060658 gene encoding protein NODULATION SIGNALING PATHWAY 2-like, which translates to MECENFQPSYINPFLEYSNLETTFPWQIPSINPQCSIQDFVTVVSDVDILDYFPNGFDFIDGDVDSPLQNSQQLSLFSSPQQVVLGDTESSTEGQKLRVCNPRLKFLQDQLMEETSVTDLLLMGAEAIEAGNIDLASIIILRLNTILSDQENKENSPIERLALYFTQGLLCKTLNNSPELLNQNQYQPSPSMTAFQMLQEISPYVKFAHFTANQAILEATQGSQQVHILDFDIMEGIQWPPLMVDLVERGNLNSSLRITAVVGDKNNSFHVQQTGKRLQDFADSINLPFMFDQVLLEDLKKIQVLEGHNNLIANVMIHQLHMPQRGNSLVKTFFNGLRRLSPKIVVLVEEELFNLTKIPSISFVEFFCEALHHYTTISDSILGGFGGGYKLALRVIEKEFLGVRILDSLRQFPCERLEREKWREGLYSLKGFRQIPMSSSNVRQAKHLVSLFSGGYWVQHEDYKLALCWKSRPLTSASIWVPTSSSPSPSSSISF; encoded by the coding sequence atggagtgtGAGAATTTTCAGCCAAGTTACATTAATCCATTTCTTGAATATAGCAACTTAGAAACCACATTTCCTTGGCAAATTCCTAGTATTAACCCTCAATGCTCCATCCAAGATTTTGTGACTGTTGTTAGTGATGTTGACATACTAGACTATTTCCCAAATGGCTTTGATTTCATCGATGGAGATGTCGACTCCCCCCTTCAAAACTCTCAACAATTGTCCTTATTTTCAAGTCCACAACAAGTTGTTCTGGGAGATACTGAATCTTCGACAGAGGGTCAAAAATTACGTGTGTGCAATCCCCGTCTCAAATTCCTTCAAGATCAGCTCATGGAGGAAACAAGTGTAACTGATCTTCTTCTCATGGGAGCTGAAGCTATTGAAGCTGGAAATATTGATCTTGCTTCTATAATTATCTTGAGGCTAAATACAATCCTTTCtgatcaagaaaacaaagaaaattccCCTATTGAAAGATTGGCTTTGTATTTCACACAAGGCTTGTTATGCAAGACTTTGAATAATTCACCTGAATTGTTGAATCAGAATCAATATCAACCATCGCCTTCAATGACCGCATTTCAAATGCTTCAAGAAATCTCCCCTTATGTGAAATTCGCTCATTTCACCGCGAATCAAGCGATTCTTGAAGCCACACAAGGAAGCCAACAAGTTCATATATTGGATTTTGACATCATGGAAGGCATCCAATGGCCTCCATTGATGGTTGATTTGGTTGAAAGAGGGAATTTAAATTCTTCTCTAAGGATTACAGCAGTTGTTGGTGACAAGAATAATTCATTCCATGTACAACAAACTGGCAAAAGACTTCAAGATTTTGCTGATTCTATCAATCTTCCTTTCATGTTTGATCAAGTTCTCTTGGAggacttaaaaaaaattcaagtgttGGAGGGTCATAACAACTTAATAGCTAATGTTATGATCCACCAACTTCACATGCCACAAAGGGGAAATTCACTAGTCAAGACATTTTTCAATGGACTAAGAAGATTGTCCCCTAAAATTGTGGTCTTAGTTGAAGAAGAACTCTTCAACTTAACTAAAATCCCATCCATTTCTTTTGTTGAGTTCTTTTGTGAGGCTCTACACCATTACACAACAATATCCGATTCAATTCTTGGAGGGTTTGGTGGAGGATACAAGTTAGCATTAAGGGTCATTGAAAAAGAATTCTTAGGAGTTAGAATTTTGGACTCTTTAAGACAATTCCCTTGTGAGAGATTAGAaagagaaaaatggagagaagggctttattctTTAAAAGGTTTTAGGCAAATTCCAATGAGTTCAAGTAATGTGAGACAAGCTAAGCACTTGGTGAGTTTGTTTAGTGGAGGGTATTGGGTGCAACATGAGGATTACAAATTGGCTTTGTGCTGGAAATCAAGGCCTTTGACAAGTGCTTCCATTTGGGTTCCCACATCATCAAGTCCTAGTCCTTCAAGTTCAATAtctttttaa